Proteins encoded in a region of the Micropterus dolomieu isolate WLL.071019.BEF.003 ecotype Adirondacks linkage group LG07, ASM2129224v1, whole genome shotgun sequence genome:
- the ifih1 gene encoding interferon-induced helicase C domain-containing protein 1 isoform X2 — translation MSDLYQGASQLLSNLEPSQPDGTDSVAAATGPEKDDIVLRNYQMDVARPALEGKNIIICLPTGSGKTRVAVYITKKHLDCRRAEKRPGKVVVLVNKVPLVEQHYSTEFLPFLKHTYKVERVSGDCQLKISFTEIVKKNDVIICTAQILENYLERSNKGEDEGVDLSDLTLIIIDECHHTQKGGVYNHIMMRYLKQKDKNKRLKKEQKEPMPLPQILGLTASPGVGGATKMEKAEEHILRICANLDASRIMTRSLGTYTKEQRKRTETVEDRKEDPFGDVIKKIMNAIHAHAQLSPTCDLGSQNYEQWVVQKERNAATMEDQKVRVCAEHLRQYSEGLNLSNTIRMCDAFNFLNKYHEEEIKRKTTPDEEHKIQITATERFLFNLFKDNKEELQRLAENPEYENGSLSKLRSKILQEFSTREEARGIIFTKTRRSAIALSQWIQENPKFADIGVKASYVIGGGDQSVVKPMTSAEQRDVLAKFHNGEVNLLIATTVAEEGLDIPACNFVIRYGLVTNEIAMTQAQGRGRAEDSSYTLVDVKNSGVAEKECVNEYRLKMMDKAIEKIRALKQADYDKRILEFQIQAIMEERVRMVKKKQKGIKTEHPSNVKFSCRGCSKHVCSGEDIEIIENMHRVNVTTQFSNLFIQTENTSLQERLLDYETNGFIACKDCGQRWGSMMLYRGIDCPCLHVKNFVVTVNGKKISKCTKWSELPVKFSDFDYAEHASQVTQASDDEETESMTS, via the exons ATGAGTG ATTTGTACCAAGGAGCAAGTCAACTGCTGAGCAACTTGGAGCCCTCACAACCAG ATGGAACTGACTCAGTAGCAGCAGCCACAGGCCCAGAAAAAGACGATATTGTTCTTCGAAACTATCAGATGGACGTCGCTAGGCCTGCGTTGGAGGGGAAAAACATTATCATATGCCTCCCGACAGGAAGCGGTAAAACCAGAGTTGCAGTTTATATTACCAAAAAACATCTGGACTGCAGGAGGGCAGAGAAGAGACCAGGGAAAGTGGTCGTCCTGGTGAACAAG GTTCCTCTCGTCGAGCAGCATTATTCCACAGAGTTCTTGCCATTTTTGAAGCACACATATAAAGTGGAGAGAGTCAGCGGAGACTGCCAGCTCAAAATCTCCTTCACAGAGATTGTGAAGAAAAATGACGTCATCATTTGCACAGCCCAGATTCTTGAGAATTACTTGGAGAGGTCTAACAAAGGAGAGGACGAAGGGGTGGACTTAAGCG ATCTGACACTGATCATAATAGACGAGTGTCACCACACTCAGAAAGGAGGAGTCTACAACCACATAATGATGCGCTACCTGAAGCAGAAGGACAAGAACAAAAGGCTGAAGAAGGAGCAGAAGGAGCCCATGCCCCTCCCTCAAATCCTGGGCCTGACGGCCTCACCGGGGGTCGGCGGAGCCACGAAAATGGAGAAAGCTGAGGAACACATCCTGCGT ATTTGTGCAAACTTGGATGCTTCCAGAATCATGACAAGGAGCCTTGGGACATACACAAAGGAGCAAAGGAAAAGAACGGAAACTGTTGAAGACAGAAAAGAG GATCCCTTTGGTGATGTCATTAAGAAAATCATGAATGCCATTCATGCTCATGCTCAGCTGAGCCCCACCTGCGACCTCGGCTCTCAGAATTATGAACAGTGGGTTGTTCAAAAAGAGCGAAACG CTGCAACAATGGAAGATCAGAAAGTGCGTGTCTGCGCAGAGCACCTTCGGCAGTACAGCGAGGGCCTGAATCTCAGCAACACCATTCGCATGTGTGATGCCTTCAATTTCCTGAACAAATACCACGAGgaagagataaaaagaaaaacaacaccagACGAGGAGCACAAAATTCAAATCACAGCAACTGAGAGATTCCTCTTCAATTTGTTTAAAG ACAACAAGGAAGAGTTGCAGAGGCTCGCAGAGAATCCAGAGTATGAAAATGGCAGCCTGTCAAAACTAAGATCTAAAATTCTGCAAGAGTTCAGCACCAGGGAGGAGGCCAGAGGGATAATTTTCACCAAAACACGGCGCAGCGCCATTGCTCTGAGTCAATGGATTCAGGAAAACCCTAAGTTTGCTGACATTGGCGTGAAAGCATCATATGTTATCGGAGGAGGAGACCAGAGTGTTGTCAAACCAATGACCTCT GCAGAGCAAAGGGATGTGTTGGCCAAATTCCACAATGGTGAAGTGAACTTGCTGATTGCAACCACGGTGGCAGAGGAAGGTTTGGACATCCCAGCGTGTAATTTTGTTATCCGATATGGCCTTGTGACCAATGAGATAGCTATGACTCAG GCTCAAGGCCGAGGAAGAGCAGAGGACAGCAGCTACACTCTGGTCGACGTGAAGAACTCTGGGGTGGCTGAAAAGGAGTGTGTCAATGAGTACCGCTTGAAAATGATGGACAAAGCCATTGAAAAAATCAGAGCTTTAAAACAAGCGGACTATGACAAAAGG ATCTTAGAGTTTCAGATACAGGCTATAATGGAGGAGAGGGTGAGGATGGtaaagaagaagcagaaaggCATAAAGACAGAGCACCCGTccaatgtgaagtttagctgcagAGGCTGCAGCAAACATGTCTGCAGCGGCGAGGACATCGAGATCATCGAAAACATGCACAGAGTCAATGTTACAACACAGTTTAG CAACCTTTTCATTCAGACAGAAAATACTTCACTTCAAGAGCGACTTCTAGATTACGAGACCAATGGCTTCATAGCATGCAAAGACTGTGGGCAG AGATGGGGTTCCATGATGCTGTACCGTGGGATCGACTGCCCCTGCCTCCACGTGAAAAACTTTGTGGTGACAGTCAACGGAAAGAAGATTAGCAAATGCACCAAGTGGAGCGAGCTTCCCGTCAAGTTTTCCGACTTCGACTATGCTGAACATGCGAGCCAGGTGACACAGGCCTCAGATGACGAAGAAACAGAATCGATGACTTCCTAG
- the ifih1 gene encoding interferon-induced helicase C domain-containing protein 1 isoform X1, whose product MASDDDDVKERLIEDFRPRLKEHIKVEQVLDYMHSIENEQKEQIRQKARNDGNPAAADVLVSAVLKKPHSPGWFREFVDALLHSGCEYAADYMQVNPPTPEVEAENDNCVQLIRLLCPSLVDMKTEEVCEHCTSACLITEDDSDIIRTATTNRGRRDGARELLGRIVKGRPGWFSTFLNILRETGHQYLYELTGGSPDCDKQGSDEKLPSVKDEPTGDEAATDESAAAPESSDSPQLIEININEEPQDADLYQGASQLLSNLEPSQPDGTDSVAAATGPEKDDIVLRNYQMDVARPALEGKNIIICLPTGSGKTRVAVYITKKHLDCRRAEKRPGKVVVLVNKVPLVEQHYSTEFLPFLKHTYKVERVSGDCQLKISFTEIVKKNDVIICTAQILENYLERSNKGEDEGVDLSDLTLIIIDECHHTQKGGVYNHIMMRYLKQKDKNKRLKKEQKEPMPLPQILGLTASPGVGGATKMEKAEEHILRICANLDASRIMTRSLGTYTKEQRKRTETVEDRKEDPFGDVIKKIMNAIHAHAQLSPTCDLGSQNYEQWVVQKERNAATMEDQKVRVCAEHLRQYSEGLNLSNTIRMCDAFNFLNKYHEEEIKRKTTPDEEHKIQITATERFLFNLFKDNKEELQRLAENPEYENGSLSKLRSKILQEFSTREEARGIIFTKTRRSAIALSQWIQENPKFADIGVKASYVIGGGDQSVVKPMTSAEQRDVLAKFHNGEVNLLIATTVAEEGLDIPACNFVIRYGLVTNEIAMTQAQGRGRAEDSSYTLVDVKNSGVAEKECVNEYRLKMMDKAIEKIRALKQADYDKRILEFQIQAIMEERVRMVKKKQKGIKTEHPSNVKFSCRGCSKHVCSGEDIEIIENMHRVNVTTQFSNLFIQTENTSLQERLLDYETNGFIACKDCGQRWGSMMLYRGIDCPCLHVKNFVVTVNGKKISKCTKWSELPVKFSDFDYAEHASQVTQASDDEETESMTS is encoded by the exons ATGGCATCTGATGACGATGATGTTAAAGAGCGTCTCATTGAAGACTTTAGGCCGAGGCTGAAGGAGCACATTAAAGTGGAGCAGGTTCTGGATTATATGCATTCTATCGAAAATGAGCAAAAGGAAcagatcagacagaaagcgagGAACGACGGTAACCCAGCGGCTGCGGATGTCCTCGTTAGTGCAGTCCTCAAGAAGCCACATTCCCCCGGCTGGTTCAGGGAGTTTGTCGACGCGTTGCTACATTCAGGTTGTGAATATGCAGCCGACTACATGCAGGTCAATCCCCCAACACCTGAAGTGGAGGCAGAGAATGATAACTGTGTGCAGCTTATTCGATTACTGTGTCCCAGTCTTGTGGATATGAAGACTGAAGAAGTGTGCGAACACTGCACCTCTGCATGCCTGATTACCGAGGATGACAGCGATatt ATTCGCACCGCAACAACAAACCGTGGGCGCAGGGATGGAGCCCGTGAACTTCTGGGAAGAATCGTGAAAGGTCGACCAGGGTGGTTTTCTACATTTCTCAACATTCTGCGTGAAACTGGACACCAATACCTGTATGAGCTGACTGGCGGGTCACCTGACTGTGACAAGCAAG GCTCTGATGAGAAACTGCCTTCGGTGAAAGATGAACCTACAGGAGATGAGGCTGCCACAGATGAGAGTGCAGCAGCACCTGAAAGCAGCGATAGCCCACAGTTAATAGAGATCAACATAAATGAGGAGCCTCAGGATGCAG ATTTGTACCAAGGAGCAAGTCAACTGCTGAGCAACTTGGAGCCCTCACAACCAG ATGGAACTGACTCAGTAGCAGCAGCCACAGGCCCAGAAAAAGACGATATTGTTCTTCGAAACTATCAGATGGACGTCGCTAGGCCTGCGTTGGAGGGGAAAAACATTATCATATGCCTCCCGACAGGAAGCGGTAAAACCAGAGTTGCAGTTTATATTACCAAAAAACATCTGGACTGCAGGAGGGCAGAGAAGAGACCAGGGAAAGTGGTCGTCCTGGTGAACAAG GTTCCTCTCGTCGAGCAGCATTATTCCACAGAGTTCTTGCCATTTTTGAAGCACACATATAAAGTGGAGAGAGTCAGCGGAGACTGCCAGCTCAAAATCTCCTTCACAGAGATTGTGAAGAAAAATGACGTCATCATTTGCACAGCCCAGATTCTTGAGAATTACTTGGAGAGGTCTAACAAAGGAGAGGACGAAGGGGTGGACTTAAGCG ATCTGACACTGATCATAATAGACGAGTGTCACCACACTCAGAAAGGAGGAGTCTACAACCACATAATGATGCGCTACCTGAAGCAGAAGGACAAGAACAAAAGGCTGAAGAAGGAGCAGAAGGAGCCCATGCCCCTCCCTCAAATCCTGGGCCTGACGGCCTCACCGGGGGTCGGCGGAGCCACGAAAATGGAGAAAGCTGAGGAACACATCCTGCGT ATTTGTGCAAACTTGGATGCTTCCAGAATCATGACAAGGAGCCTTGGGACATACACAAAGGAGCAAAGGAAAAGAACGGAAACTGTTGAAGACAGAAAAGAG GATCCCTTTGGTGATGTCATTAAGAAAATCATGAATGCCATTCATGCTCATGCTCAGCTGAGCCCCACCTGCGACCTCGGCTCTCAGAATTATGAACAGTGGGTTGTTCAAAAAGAGCGAAACG CTGCAACAATGGAAGATCAGAAAGTGCGTGTCTGCGCAGAGCACCTTCGGCAGTACAGCGAGGGCCTGAATCTCAGCAACACCATTCGCATGTGTGATGCCTTCAATTTCCTGAACAAATACCACGAGgaagagataaaaagaaaaacaacaccagACGAGGAGCACAAAATTCAAATCACAGCAACTGAGAGATTCCTCTTCAATTTGTTTAAAG ACAACAAGGAAGAGTTGCAGAGGCTCGCAGAGAATCCAGAGTATGAAAATGGCAGCCTGTCAAAACTAAGATCTAAAATTCTGCAAGAGTTCAGCACCAGGGAGGAGGCCAGAGGGATAATTTTCACCAAAACACGGCGCAGCGCCATTGCTCTGAGTCAATGGATTCAGGAAAACCCTAAGTTTGCTGACATTGGCGTGAAAGCATCATATGTTATCGGAGGAGGAGACCAGAGTGTTGTCAAACCAATGACCTCT GCAGAGCAAAGGGATGTGTTGGCCAAATTCCACAATGGTGAAGTGAACTTGCTGATTGCAACCACGGTGGCAGAGGAAGGTTTGGACATCCCAGCGTGTAATTTTGTTATCCGATATGGCCTTGTGACCAATGAGATAGCTATGACTCAG GCTCAAGGCCGAGGAAGAGCAGAGGACAGCAGCTACACTCTGGTCGACGTGAAGAACTCTGGGGTGGCTGAAAAGGAGTGTGTCAATGAGTACCGCTTGAAAATGATGGACAAAGCCATTGAAAAAATCAGAGCTTTAAAACAAGCGGACTATGACAAAAGG ATCTTAGAGTTTCAGATACAGGCTATAATGGAGGAGAGGGTGAGGATGGtaaagaagaagcagaaaggCATAAAGACAGAGCACCCGTccaatgtgaagtttagctgcagAGGCTGCAGCAAACATGTCTGCAGCGGCGAGGACATCGAGATCATCGAAAACATGCACAGAGTCAATGTTACAACACAGTTTAG CAACCTTTTCATTCAGACAGAAAATACTTCACTTCAAGAGCGACTTCTAGATTACGAGACCAATGGCTTCATAGCATGCAAAGACTGTGGGCAG AGATGGGGTTCCATGATGCTGTACCGTGGGATCGACTGCCCCTGCCTCCACGTGAAAAACTTTGTGGTGACAGTCAACGGAAAGAAGATTAGCAAATGCACCAAGTGGAGCGAGCTTCCCGTCAAGTTTTCCGACTTCGACTATGCTGAACATGCGAGCCAGGTGACACAGGCCTCAGATGACGAAGAAACAGAATCGATGACTTCCTAG